The Pseudoliparis swirei isolate HS2019 ecotype Mariana Trench chromosome 16, NWPU_hadal_v1, whole genome shotgun sequence genome includes a window with the following:
- the LOC130206450 gene encoding musculin: MSTGSAASDAEDYEMCHRRTASSLERNERKLSCYNPDRYSDEEMEEDAKEERTKHERKLSRAQQKEARQSQRNAANSRERTRMRVLSKAFSRLKTSLPWVPADTKLSKLDTLRLASSYIAHLRQILHDDRFENSFLHPVNLTWPFMVTGRSEDSQDISPTVRLCGATA; the protein is encoded by the exons ATGTCCACTGGCTCTGCTGCAAGCGATGCTGAGGACTATGAGATGTGCCACAGAAGGACCGCCAGCTCGTTGGAGAGGAACGAGCGGAAGCTTTCCTGCTATAACCCCGACCGGTACTcagatgaggagatggaggaggatgccaaggaggagaggaccaagCACGAGCGCAAACTCTCCAGGGCACAGCAGAAGGAAGCGCGACAGTCGCAGAGGAACGCGGCCAACTCCAGGGAGAGGACGCGGATGAGAGTGCTGAGCAAAGCGTTCTCCAGGCTGAAGACCAGCCTGCCCTGGGTACCAGCGGACACCAAACTGTCCAAATTGGACACGCTTCGCCTCGCCTCGAGCTACATCGCTCACCTGAGACAGATTCTGCATGACGACCGATTCGAGAACAGCTTTCTACACCCAGTCAACCTG ACCTGGCCATTTATGGTGACAGGCCGATCTGAGGACAGCCAAGACATCTCACCCACTGTGAGACTATGTGGAGCAACTGCATAG